A genomic window from Pecten maximus chromosome 2, xPecMax1.1, whole genome shotgun sequence includes:
- the LOC117343308 gene encoding extensin-like: protein MDEAKKERRNAKRKLPATPPEPRRRLPFIPTQAVQHCPPRLPTPPPMAPENRPQTPEILSPTTPRPQTTENRPQTAPRPQMRPPTPPRPQTPENRPQTPPRPQMRPSTSPRPQTPPRPQMRPPTSPRPQTPENRPQTPPRPQMRQPTPPRPQMRPPTTPRPQTPENRPQTPLTPKMPNSRHLILPSTPQATRSRIQESPQRPETLIQTRPQKRHQVSQPPSETKLLKSTKG, encoded by the coding sequence ATGGATGAGGccaagaaagaaagaagaaatgCAAAAAGAAAGCTTCCAGCAACCCCACCAGAACCAAGGCGGCGATTGCCCTTTATACCTACCCAGGCCGTACAACATTGTCCACCCAGACTACCTACACCACCTCCAATGGCACCAGAGAATAGGCCACAAACACCAGAGATTTTGTCACCAACTACCCCAAGGCCACAGACAACAGAAAATAGGCCACAGACAGCCCCAAGACCACAGATGAGGCCACCAACTCCCCCGAGGCCACAGACACCAGAAAATAGGCCACAGACACCCCCAAGACCACAGATGAGGCCATCAACTTCCCCGAGGCCACAGACACCCCCAAGACCACAGATGAGGCCACCAACTTCCCCGAGGCCACAGACACCAGAAAATAGGCCACAGACACCCCCAAGACCACAGATGAGGCAACCAACTCCCCCAAGACCACAGATGAGGCCACCAACTACCCCAAGGCCACAGACACCAGAAAATAGGCCACAGACACCACTAACACCAAAGATGCCCAACTCGAGACATCTGATATTACCCTCAACACCACAGGCGACTCGGTCAAGAATACAGGAATCACCGCAGAGACCAGAGACACTGATCCAGACGAGGCCACAAAAAAGACACCAGGTGTCCCAGCCTCCAtcagaaacaaaattattaaagTCGACAAAAGGGTAA